One genomic region from Anguilla rostrata isolate EN2019 chromosome 2, ASM1855537v3, whole genome shotgun sequence encodes:
- the LOC135249413 gene encoding zinc finger protein 484-like isoform X3, which translates to MMQAGVCLRQDTETTLPELTEQHRIRQKEEELSGLELKTECAAPGLNTLEPECVTAHSRVSDVCATHVSLIRMETDLGSTHIVNLKTERVDGSELRYVSHLCPDQIKTEADDGGYLKVEHIGDLRYIKCVDMKSDEMKYESSECLVSDVMNAGMNGVDVDHKVQAEPWQCAAETNTECKKEFYDLLTESGDLNHHCDINNVNNQSKNVNLRAMIIEPMIINSSKKPNLLNFFQKETIHRNTHLKVHTDEKLYQCSLCGQCFSRTSTLNLHQKIHTSEKPNKCPLCGKCFSRISELNRHQRIHTGEKPYKCPLCGKSFSRRCDLNSHQRIHTGEKPYKCSECGKSFNTKYYLKTHQIIHSGEKPYKCSECEKCFNTKHGFNKHKTIHTGKKPYKCTECGKCFSQISYLNCHKVIHTGEKPYKCSQCGKCFYNKSNLNAHQRIHTGKKPYKCSQCGKCFYSKSNLNTHQRIHTGEKPYVCSLCGKRFSQTCNLHIHQKMHARIGSSTSCDPAQDKWV; encoded by the coding sequence atgatgcaggcaggagtctgtctgagacaggacactgagacaacactaccagagctcactgagcagcacaggatcagacagaaagaagaggaactcagtGGACTGGAGTTAAAGACGGAGTGTGCTgcaccaggactcaacacactggagccagagtgtgttacagcacacagtaGGGTCAGTGATGTATGTGCCACACATGTATCATTGATTAGAATGGAAACTGATCTGGGCTCCACCCATATTGTGAATCTTAAGACAGAGAGGGTAGATGGTTCAGAGTTACGGTATGTGAGCCATCTGTGTCCtgaccaaatcaaaacagaagCTGATGATGGTGGATACCTGAAAGTAGAACACATTGGGGACTTACGGTATATTAAATGTGTAGATATGAAATCTGATGAGATGAAGTATGAATCCAGTGAATGTTTAGTGAGTGATGTCATGAATGCTGGGATGAATGGAGTTGATGTTGATCACAAAGTCCAGGCTGAACCATGGCAATGTGCtgcagagacaaacacagaatgTAAAAAAGAATTTTATGACCTGTTGACCGAATCTGGGGATTTAAATCATCACTGTGACataaataatgtgaataatCAGTCTAAGAATGTCAATTTAAGAGCAATGATAATTGAACCCATGATAATTAATTCAAGTAAAAAACCAAACCTTTTGAATTTCTTTCAAAAGGAGACAATTCATAGAAATACACACTTGAAGGTTCATACAGATGAAAAGCTGTACCAATGTTCTTTGTGTGGCCAGTGTTTTTCCCGAACATCTACTTTAAATCTCCACCAGAAAATTCATACCAGTGAAAAGCCCAACAAATGTCCTCtttgtgggaagtgcttttccagaATATCTGAATTAAATCGCCatcagagaattcatacaggtgaaaagccctacaaatgtccTCTGTGTGGGAAGTCCTTTTCTAGAAGATGTGATTTAAATagccaccagagaattcatacaggtgaaaagccatacaaatgtagtgagtgtgggaagagttttaatacaaaatattatttaaagacACACCAGATaattcattcaggtgaaaagccctacaaatgtagtgagtgtgaaaagtgttttaatACCAAACATGGTTTTAATAAACACAAGACAATTCATACAGGtaaaaagccctacaaatgtacagagtgtgggaagtgtttttcccaaatAAGTTATTTAAATTGCCACAAGgtgattcatacaggtgaaaagccctacaaatgttctcagtgtgggaagtgtttttacAATAAGTCTAATTTGAATgcccaccagagaattcatacaggcaaaaagccctacaaatgttctcagtgtgggaagtgtttttacAGTAAGTCTAATTTAAATacccaccagagaattcatacaggtgaaaagccctacgtATGTTCTTTGTGTGGGAAGCGTTTTTCCCAAACATGTAATTTACATATCCACCAGAAaatgcatgctaggataggctccagcacctcatgcgaccctgctcaggataagtgggtatag
- the LOC135249413 gene encoding zinc finger protein 484-like isoform X2, which translates to MELHFCTPLSSSMMQAGVCLRQDTETTLPELTEQHRIRQKEEELSGLELKTECAAPGLNTLEPECVTAHSRVSDVCATHVSLIRMETDLGSTHIVNLKTERVDGSELRYVSHLCPDQIKTEADDGGYLKVEHIGDLRYIKCVDMKSDEMKYESSECLVSDVMNAGMNGVDVDHKVQAEPWQCAAETNTECKKEFYDLLTESGDLNHHCDINNVNNQSKNVNLRAMIIEPMIINSSKKPNLLNFFQKETIHRNTHLKVHTDEKLYQCSLCGQCFSRTSTLNLHQKIHTSEKPNKCPLCGKCFSRISELNRHQRIHTGEKPYKCPLCGKSFSRRCDLNSHQRIHTGEKPYKCSECGKSFNTKYYLKTHQIIHSGEKPYKCSECEKCFNTKHGFNKHKTIHTGKKPYKCTECGKCFSQISYLNCHKVIHTGEKPYKCSQCGKCFYNKSNLNAHQRIHTGKKPYKCSQCGKCFYSKSNLNTHQRIHTGEKPYVCSLCGKRFSQTCNLHIHQKMHARIGSSTSCDPAQDKWV; encoded by the coding sequence gagctgcacttctgcacacctttgagcagcagtatgatgcaggcaggagtctgtctgagacaggacactgagacaacactaccagagctcactgagcagcacaggatcagacagaaagaagaggaactcagtGGACTGGAGTTAAAGACGGAGTGTGCTgcaccaggactcaacacactggagccagagtgtgttacagcacacagtaGGGTCAGTGATGTATGTGCCACACATGTATCATTGATTAGAATGGAAACTGATCTGGGCTCCACCCATATTGTGAATCTTAAGACAGAGAGGGTAGATGGTTCAGAGTTACGGTATGTGAGCCATCTGTGTCCtgaccaaatcaaaacagaagCTGATGATGGTGGATACCTGAAAGTAGAACACATTGGGGACTTACGGTATATTAAATGTGTAGATATGAAATCTGATGAGATGAAGTATGAATCCAGTGAATGTTTAGTGAGTGATGTCATGAATGCTGGGATGAATGGAGTTGATGTTGATCACAAAGTCCAGGCTGAACCATGGCAATGTGCtgcagagacaaacacagaatgTAAAAAAGAATTTTATGACCTGTTGACCGAATCTGGGGATTTAAATCATCACTGTGACataaataatgtgaataatCAGTCTAAGAATGTCAATTTAAGAGCAATGATAATTGAACCCATGATAATTAATTCAAGTAAAAAACCAAACCTTTTGAATTTCTTTCAAAAGGAGACAATTCATAGAAATACACACTTGAAGGTTCATACAGATGAAAAGCTGTACCAATGTTCTTTGTGTGGCCAGTGTTTTTCCCGAACATCTACTTTAAATCTCCACCAGAAAATTCATACCAGTGAAAAGCCCAACAAATGTCCTCtttgtgggaagtgcttttccagaATATCTGAATTAAATCGCCatcagagaattcatacaggtgaaaagccctacaaatgtccTCTGTGTGGGAAGTCCTTTTCTAGAAGATGTGATTTAAATagccaccagagaattcatacaggtgaaaagccatacaaatgtagtgagtgtgggaagagttttaatacaaaatattatttaaagacACACCAGATaattcattcaggtgaaaagccctacaaatgtagtgagtgtgaaaagtgttttaatACCAAACATGGTTTTAATAAACACAAGACAATTCATACAGGtaaaaagccctacaaatgtacagagtgtgggaagtgtttttcccaaatAAGTTATTTAAATTGCCACAAGgtgattcatacaggtgaaaagccctacaaatgttctcagtgtgggaagtgtttttacAATAAGTCTAATTTGAATgcccaccagagaattcatacaggcaaaaagccctacaaatgttctcagtgtgggaagtgtttttacAGTAAGTCTAATTTAAATacccaccagagaattcatacaggtgaaaagccctacgtATGTTCTTTGTGTGGGAAGCGTTTTTCCCAAACATGTAATTTACATATCCACCAGAAaatgcatgctaggataggctccagcacctcatgcgaccctgctcaggataagtgggtatag